A segment of the Labrus bergylta chromosome 11, fLabBer1.1, whole genome shotgun sequence genome:
TAACACATGTTGTCACATCCCTACAAAGTGTTGCTACTGTAGTGTCTCTCACTTGTCCTGTACTGTTCTGCATCATTTTATAAAAATCAGTTTTAATCGCGTTTCAAATACAACACAGAAACGATgaaatgtccaacttttttttacCCCCTCGTCTTTGTCGGCAGGAACGCTGAAGATATGAGGAAGAGAAATTGGGGATGAAATCCTGGATGGATGTGACCGTGAACCAGTGACCTGCTGCATGAGGGACCTGGTCTCTGTGTACTGAGGTAAACCAGCACCCCAAGAATTAACACTAGTTTATTTTCAAATCCCAAACGGTCTGAAAGGACTTCATAACCATAAGTAacatagctaaaaaaaaactgtaatattAGAAAAGTGGGCGCATATTTGCACTGAGTTGAGTTGGACAAGAGAGactgaaattaaatgtttgtcGATGTGTGCAGAAGGTTTTCTTCTGACAGGATGTCGGCTTCATTATCTCATTGACTGCAATAAAGTTACTGAATTGGGATGGACTGACTGTGTCCATGGACAATGCTCAGAATTGCAGGATTAGCTTCTTGGTGCATTGCTCAGGGGCACAGAGGCACTACTCGGCACCTCTCCAgataccagaccaacttccatattttggaccacactgggacttgaaacggtgaccctctggttcccatcccaagtccctacagactgagctactgctgccccaatTTGGATAATGGTGTATTGTTTGTGCTCCTTTAAGTCCCACCCCTGGTTGTAATACTCTCTgctgttaataaagttgtttgtttcagttttggCTATCACAGGCATGCACACCTCTGTTTccatgaatgcatcactgcatCGTTTTCTGtgcgtcagtgtgtgtcagtgtgtgtcagtgtgtgtcagtgtgttacagtgtgtgttagtgtgtgtcagtgtgttacagtgtgtgtcagtgtgtgtcagtgtgtgtcagtgtgcgtcagtgtgttacagtgtgtgttagtgtgtgtcagtgtgttacagtgtgtattagtgtgcatcagtgtgtgtgtgtacctgtgtcgCTACAGTTGTCTCCTGTGCTGAGTGAAGGCAGGCCACAGGTGCCCGGTGTTCCCAGAGGAGTGGTGGCGCATTCGTCTGGCTCCCGTAACCACGATGCATTCTGCatgaagagacacacagagagagagcgagagagagagaggaggtgtgaggGAGAGTGATGGCGAGGCGGGGGAATTCCCAGCAGGTAAAGAGAACGAGGAGTCACTTAAGCACGTGGTCATTGTTCAGACACCCAGAGGACGCAGCTGGAGCTGAACGCTGCAGCCTCTCATACTGTGTTAATGCACGCTGTGCGGCAGCTGGTCTCACCTGCTCTGAAAGACTGGAGCAGGATCCAGTGAAGTCCTCCATGTCCGACTTGGAGCCGCCCTCCCGCTCGTCCAGGATGAGGTCTGTGGGCATCTTGCCCTTCAGGCAGGTGATGTAGCGATGGCAGAAGTTATCACACAAGTCGTGcacctgcaggaacagattAACATTCATCAGTTTGTAATGAACACTGGAGCGACATCAAAGACACGGCCTCATGATTTACTCTGAAATTTAAGTGAATGCTTTGATGTTACCTTTTCTAACTCCAGCAAATGGAAGCGGAGCACCTGAATGGCCTGGATCATCTGATGAGAGAAGAATCCAGATTACTCACATGCGTGTCAAagtgttgtgttcatgtttcaCTCTGACGTCAGCGTGCATCTTACCAAGTTATCCAGCTCAGGATTGGAAGAGAAGATGGGTTTCTCTGAACgtatctgaaacacacaaagtaGTCGTTTGATTTTTCAGATCTCGAAAACTTCAACagaccttcttcttcttctgttctctgattggctctccCGGCTGTCACTCACCTGCTTTGCAAACGAGGCGATGTCATCGTTGAAGGAATCAGAGGAGCAGACATCACTGTGATTGGTCATGCCAGGGAGGTGGGAGGTGGCTGACATGGAGGCGGAGTCCCGAGGGGAGCAGGTGGCGAGCTCGCACTTTTCAAACACTAAGGCCAGCAGTGGAAACAGTGGGTGActgcgcacacacgcacacacgcacacacagatacacacagacacacacgcacacacacacacacacacacacacacacacacacacacacacacacacacatatatatacagttAACATACTATACATAAACACAGTAACAGTTGACAGAGCATACACACGATACATTTAAAGAAGGTGTAACAGGAAACTTTATCACACAGTATTTATGAAACAGACGGCAGTAAACACGTCTCGTGTATTTACATGGTCATGACACAAACATAAACTGCGATGTGCTCAGAGTGCAAATGTAATTGAAACTGTTTTTCCGCCGCCAATGGGCCACATAAATCACATCTTGGGTTtcagactgaacacacacacatacccataGATCTGGTCTTTGTGGTGCTTGAGGGAGTCGGGGATGGCGGGTCCGTACTGTGGGGGAGGAAACGGCCTCACATCGTCCCCGTACCCCCCCACCGACATGGCCTCCGACCCTGAGTAGTGCACCAGCTCTTCATACTGAAACACAATTAGAGAGAAAGACAGTTCATGTGAGACACGTTGGACATCTGTGCCACTCCGACATCAAACCTGAGAGTGATTTTATTAAACATGGCGGAGCTGTCAGGGGGGCTTCACAGACGCGGCTTACTGACCCCCAGTCACTCAGATGCACTGCTGTGTGTTTAGATTCTGGTTCCTGTTACACCTGCAGATTGTATCAGAACCTAAACATGACGCAGCTTATCATACGTTTATTACTGATTAGTGAGAcagttttattgttctgcaATGGGACCAATAACATctttaagtggaaaaaaaactgaaattatacattaaacatttaagaGAAAATGAATCTCCACATACTTTGATAATCAACAAAACCTTTCAGTGGTaagaaatgtcaaataaatgaACGAGTCCCAGCTTCTTAAATGTCGGACATTCTGCTTTTTTGTCGCCTTATAAAATAAACGTCTTTAGATTTTGAACGGTTCGTCAAATGAAGAGATTTAAAATGGTCACTttggtgggtttttttaaaaaatataaaacgtTCACACATTCTATCGGCTGCTAATTGATAACGCACTCGAACAGATCGACCTGTCATCAGAAGATAATTGGCGGTTTaatcaacacaaaaatatttaacTCACTTTCACAGACAATtaatgaaaagcagaaaattTCACATACAACGAGTTAGAAGAATTTGTGGCATTCTTGTTGGGGTgccagatggcctagtggtcaTGTTGCatgccacatgtacagaggctgtggtcctcattgcgtctataaaaaaaaaaatatggatcTTTGTGTTTGCATGGTCTTAAAGggaaaacatgtcaaacattacAAGCAATATGAGCAACCATATCAAAGTCAGGAACTTCTTTAAGCTCAAAACCACTGAGACAAATATTCACAACGAGACTCAATGATCTGCATGAACTGATccaagttgtgtgtgtgtgtgtgtgtgtgtgtgtgtgtattgatagAATTATGTCACGACAGTTAACTGTACGTGTGAGTATATCCCCGATCCTTCTTGCAGATGCAGCTGAAAATTCAATCTGTGTTTGTATTGAGAAATTCTTTCAGAATGAATCATTTAAACTCAAAAATCCAGAGCAGGTGGAGATTTATGAAAAACACTTCagtttggaggaggaggagaggaataaaGCGAGAGAGATGAGACCCTTGGAGGAAAAACAGTGAGCCTGCTAAtatctcctcctcccttctaAACACAGACGAGACAGGAGCCGTGCTGAGACGTCCCTCACGACCCGCTGTGACAGCCTCACTGAGGCCCGCTCACACACGTTACTAAAACACTGATTCAGACACACATATGGCACGCTcagacacaatcacacacacatacacacacaccctgagagagcagcacacacacacacacacacacacacacacagacacacagacacacacacacacacacacacacacacacacacacacacacacacacacacacagcatcatgAATATACATGTTTCCCCCTCTCCTTTTCTGTGTTACTGAGCTCATTTGTTCTTCACTGCAGCTTCTGTCTCTGCTCAGGGCTGCAGATCTCTCTCCGTTAGTCTACCTGATACCTGATTAAAGGGACTCAGCGTGCGGGGGCCGCCACGATCACAGACACACGGCACCTGCTAGCCGACCTGGCCTGGGACACCTTTCACTTCTGTGTTATTTTAACCAAGCCGTGAAACATTACGATCTGCTTAGCCTGCTTCTTCTGAGGACACTTTAGCCAAGGCGGGTGGCCACAAGAGGTTAAAATGTACTCGTGAAGAGTGACTGGAGGCGACAGCAGGGATTCCTTTATATGTGTTCCTTCAGATTGGCATTACTTAAActtattttgatgatttttttttttacttctgaaGCTGTCAGGACTCAAAAGGGGACAAAATGTCTGTCCAAAAATGTCCAATTCAATATATCAACtaggaaaaacaacataaaataaacttatcTCTTTGTCAGTACAAGAGAAATTGAATTATATCCTGTATGTGCAGGCGCTgctctcctcctgtcctctctacAGGACCCCCTGGAGGTCCCCACACCAccctttgggaaccactgtccTAAATGGCTTATCAAATTGTTGTATTTCTGAGTCCCATATGGCCACCGGGATCACAGAAAGCACCTGCTCTGAGGCCCTGGCCCGGGACACCTTCTAGTTTTTTATGGAGGCCGGCTATTAACACAATCACCGCTATCGGATTGCGCGTCTCTCTTTACGCACGGCCCCTATCCGGTTTCTGTGCGTCAGGCGGATCAAAGCGCACAAGTCGAGATGACAAATTCCGTGAATTTTCCCTTTTTGTAAAGTCACGGAGCCGGCGAGCAGGCCTCACATGGCAGAACAACATTTTCATTGCAACTTTTAATTATTATTGTAACGAGGCCTAACAGACGCTTCAGCTGGGGAGACGAAAAACATGATAGAAGAATAACGTCATTTAAAGATCTGTTACAGGGGAAATGTTGAACTGAAACTTACACtttctttatataaaaaaatgaaatttagGGCTCAGTGTTGTCTTCTATGTCAGGTACTCTGAAAGGtctaaattatttaaataaaccaAGAACGACGGGTCAAACTTTGAGCGCCTACAATCTCATTTAATTATCTTAAACTAAAGCGCCCATTAGGCCTTAAAGAAATCAGGCTTTAATGctaattcaaaaacattttctctgtgacTGAATTTCGAAAGTAAAAGCGTGAAAATGTGATTCAGTTTCTGCTACATTTTGCATCAAGAATTAATTTAATTATCCAAGAACATCTtcctgaatttgtttttaagtttcgTATTTTTTCTGcgagtaaaacaaaaacaaggctgAGAAGAAAAAGTTGGAACAAACTATaatgaggaggtttttaaaaacgTGTGTGCAGAAAAATACAATTCACTCCTGCACTGAAAGCAGATTCTACAATTTGAGGACAGACCTGTTGAAGATTTAAGGTCGATGCCTGTAAAACAACTGACTCTTTATTAACACTTTCATTGCCCTTAACTGCGTCATGCATGCACGCATTTGTCCACCAGCCCCTCATTTGATTGTCTTTGTCAAACGACCACTTTAAGAAACTTTAGGACTTTATATATTACACCTGAAGTGGACCatacttgctttttttttagcatcctGTAAATGTGGCTGCACAAATAACCACCGAGTGACGCATTTATCTTGTTAAACAAACAGcctatttaatttgaaatatcTTAATTTGAAGATTGTTTTCTATACAACGCTCTTGTTTATTTCTCCGCGTACTGTACGTGTGTGCATGGACGTCTCCTCTCCTGCTCGGTGTCCACTCTGCACTGATTTTCTGTCTGCACACTGTACATCTCTAATTGCCCTCTTTCCACTTTGAGGTCTCAGTCCGCCTGCTGCCCGTCAGCCTCGGCCTGTTTCTCCTCCTTCCATCTCCATGCCTCTGAATCACTGTAGCAAAAAAACTGACCTACTTACCGAGTTGAAGAGCtgcatctcctctcctctcctccgccTCTTAATGACCTACTCTAACCCTGATGTGCCATTCCAGCGCGTGGCTGACATTCCGCAACAATAAATCCACATTAACTATAAAGCGATGGTTAAATATTAGAACCACCTTGACTGTTGCTCTTAAGACAAAATCTGCAAGTAATCTCCACCTCCACTTTAAGAATATGGCATTTTAAAGTACACTTGGCATTTTAAAGTACTCTTGGAGGTTGTTACTGTATGTTTATTTGTAGGTTTGTTGTGATAGCCTctatttttttacagcattaaaGAGGATTTCTCTGTGACTCTGTAGTTTCCCCTAAAGTCCATGCCAGTGCAGTCCACTAGTCTGTTTCCAGAGGGCCTTGTGTTTTGCATGGTTGCTGAACCTACAGTGTGCAAAGAGGGATCCCAGCCACATGCTCCTATCGTGATGTCTTAATAATTAGCTCTCGGTCCCTCAAACCTGCATGCTGCCCCGGCCATCCTGTTGTGATCTAAACCACAATCATCATTCacaaagacaatttaaaaactGCAGACCTACCCTCTTCTCCATGCGACTCGACAGCCAGTCCTACACCGGAGATGATGATGCGCGGCTCGGCTAGTGCAGCGAGCTTTGCTCCCTTCCTTCTGCCCCCTTGGGTCCtggaaataaaagtaaatattttggtttaaaaacgTCGTTTGCACTAAAAGTTACAAACACGATCATTGCAAAAACAGCCTGCAAGAATTTAACGCACAAAAAAACCCCCACAAGAGTGTGCATGGACAACAGTCAGCCCTGCGTGCTgcccctctgtgtgtttactcCGAGCCCATCTCCGTTTTATGTTACAAGATAATGGTTATGATGTGCGCGTAATGGTTTAGAATGCATTTAGCGCTAATAAAGCTTGCAGCCTATTAAATGCTATGTGGGCTAGTGATGTTGAGTAATATACAAACCTCCGGTAAACGGTGTAAAATGTCCCACCGAGATGTAAATATCCGCTGTATCCAGTCCTGCTCGGACTAGTCCAGAGACCCGGTTGTAAAGACAGCAGCGGCTCCTGCAGCGCTTCGCCCCCGCCTGGTGTGCCTCTTGCTCCGGCTGGCGGCCGTAGGGATGCTCGGTGCTGTGGGAGGACAGACAGAAAGcgtcctttccttccttccttcctttttggCTCCTTGCGCTCGCTGTCCGCGCAGCATACGGCGACAGGCTGGAGAGTGTCAGGGGTGGGAGTGAGCGATGGTGTTTTCAGTCTCacgaggagagaagaagaagaaggagaaggaggaggaggaggatgaggaggaggaggagtgatggtggtggtgatggtggtggtgcgCGGGGAGGTTTCGGAGGGTCAAAACGCGACGGGGtctcttgccccccccccctcctcctcctcctcctcctcttcctttactcctcctcctccttatcacacacacaaaacaccagagaagaagacgaagaagaccCCTTCAATCGTTTTATCTCGGCTCTCCTTCGAGGTGATATCActcctccacccctccctgCCCTCTCCCCAGCCGTGCTGCAGCTGCGCTATTATCATCCCGGGAAAACTCGGGTTAGAATCAGTGATAACACCCTCACCGAGATACTGAACATGTTCAACTCctgacaaaaacatttagacGAGGAGAGAGGAACGTGGACTCACACAAAAACCTCAAACACAATGTGCAACATTAAAACTTTGAGTATAAACTGaagttgtgcattttaaatTCTGTACATAAATGCAAAACCTGTTTCTGCACTTTGTTCAGCTGCAGGAGAGTTAATTTAAGATCATTTTAGTCCAAATACAGGCTTAAACATCAAGCTGACCGCGTCATAAATAAGGCTGAAGCGTGCTGGATGACAAGAAAGTAACAGGCTGGTAATagctttcaaagtgttttattgtttgtgtcGACGTCCTTTGTGAGCGCATCTCTTTTTGACGCGACCCAAATGTCACCCTTTGGCTCTTTTTGTTGATTGAGagaagtgagaaaacaaaaccagTAATGTGGGAAACTTTAATTTTAACTACAgtgagaaggggggggggtgaggtcTTTGACGTGTTAGTGGAATATCAAACCCCTCGGTGTTGAGTTGTAAATGACGCCTCGGTAACATCATAATTATTAAAAACGCTCCTCGTACCCCGGGCCCGCTGTGAGGGGCCAACAGGCGGCTGCACTTCAATCAGCATCGGCTTGGCGGGGAACAGTGGGCCGGGGCAGGCGTCTCCGTGGGCGGCATGCAGTTTGACCGTGGGGCGGTCTGTAAGGGCCCTGCACCGGCCCTGCAGCCTGGGGGTCTTTTTAACTCTGCAGGGCGCTGGTGTCCTACAGGGGTGATCACAGCGCTCAACCCCCTCCTTACACTGAGCCGGTAATACAGGCATGAAGCGGCATCAATGGGCTGGAAAAGACGATCCaaggcttgttttgttttgttaacagGCTGAATGAAAGGGATTAACACTGGCAATGTGTGCATCATCTGAAGAATGCATGTCTGTAGGGATTTAGATTCCCTTCTTCAACCCTCATTCACAAATTCTATCTTAAATGTCAGGCACCGAAACCTCTTAATTTCCCTTCAAGACTCTCAAAGTGGCTGCTTGTTTTGGACCATAAATCTTCAATCTGCATCATTAATCTAACAGACTATTATCTTAACATGTAGATTACGCTCATTAGCATCACAAACACTAAAGGAACTGCCCTTTTATCACATCTCCTTTAGTGTCTGTGTGGGAAAACACCTACTTTTCTTCACATCATATGTAAATGTCAGCACTTTTTAACACAACATATGTTGTTAGGCCTGTGCTGAAAGGTTACAGTATGGCAGGGTGTGTGATCCCACAGGAGACCTCAGATGTCTGcagaacaaaaaatatatatcaagattttaaagatatattGATCATTTAGAGTTAATAGATCTGTGAAAGGGGCCGTGCAACATGTCTATATATACGCTGCTGCAGGGAGGTGTTTTAACATGTCTTGTGTGATCTCTATTTATGTACGTCTCCTTCTCTTTAGGGACAATAAGGTATGTCTTATATTATCTTATTACATCATAGATTAACAAGTtggaattaaataaaacaagccAGAAACAATAAGAGTAAAAATCTAATCTACAAGTCTATTTTAGGTCTGTTTCCTTCATACCTTCTGACCTTCATCAGTCAGACGAGAACAGGGACTAATCATCTTAACCCCAGGACATTTTCTAACTCTCTGTtccaaaagtcagaactgaaAAGGCGCTTCAGTTAGCTGCTCCCTTTGAACGAATCACAAAAAGAGTTGAACAAACTTCTCTCGTTGGATGATTTTAAGAGaatgttaaatgacttggaggcggacacatctggctTCTCCCTGATGTGTTACTGGATGattttgacaaatatttgctgttcacatttgttatttgtgtcttttcatgCCTAatgatgttttgtatttgtatgtttggctgctcgttgtttgtgtgtaactctgttaattgtgctgctgactgtctcggccaggacgctcttcaaaaagagatttttaatctcaatgagttttattttttggttaaataaaggttaataaaaataatattttatggAAAGAGTCACAATCGGTAGAAATGTACTGTAacaatacttttttatttatttgttattgttgCTTTCACACCTGCTGACCTCTTCCCCTTTTaacatctcaaacacacacacacacacacacacacacacacacacacacacacacacacacacacacacacacacacacacacacacacacacacacacacacacacaaccacacctTGTGATTTTTCTTTAGTTGCATAATGATGTGAATTTTCACTGGTTAGATGTTTAATAAAGAGCTTTTAAGGGGCCGTCTAATCTCCCTCTGGCTGGCTACCATCAACCTTTAGAGTCAACTGAAATAAGTTTGTTAACAGTTTTGAATTGCTTTTATTTAATGTGTCATATCTTTCTCTGGAACGCTGAATTCCTGTCTGCACAACAAATTTTCCTTTgggtacaaataaagaaacctcGAACCCTGAACCTTGAAGTGCTCATGCTCTCTGGAGAGATTTGGTCCAGTTTGGTTGTTATTTTTCATATATATAGAGCCtcatatatttgtgttttatacagGCAGCAGAAACAGCTGGGCCCCTGAAAGGTCCAGGGAATGGTCCCTCACATggatatgatttaaatcaacGTATGCACATTTGCTCAGTActgttagcgctagcctcctggctaacgtTAGCGCCCTCTGCCTGGCTCCCATCAGCGTTTGGAGTAGACGGAAATAAGTTTGTTAACAAGTTCTTGCCGGGGTCAAATGCACGAGCCATCTCCCTCCTTTTCTGGCTTTGTGCCAGTCAGGGAGCGGCTTTACTTCTTCCAACGTAACTGGCACAACAGTAAAGTTCACTGGGCCCACTTACATCGGTAACATTACGATTTTAAGAAAAGAggggtttacattttgaaacaggcaACATCTTAAACAACAATACatacaatgtgtgtttttgttgcttttagaAGTAACGCTGAGTTTTTAGGTGTTAGGTGTTAAATAAGATGTGAAAATTGTTGCTTGAAATTAGGACAGACCATGTTTTAACTATGGAGCCTCCAAGCTTTCCCTTTTATCCCCCCTGATGGGCGGCCTTGCACAGTACCCTCCTCAAAGCGGTGAGTAAAGTCACATCAGAATTACAgaattttgtttatttaacatgtagTATAGCTAGCCTAAAACAAGGATTGTCCCTTTAATCATTTGATATTGAGTTGGTtaaggcagtggttctcaactagtgggtcaggacccaaaagaGGGTCGTGAAAAGTTTTCAGGGGGTTGTGAATGTGTCTCTTGTCTTAAAGGCTGTGAAGCTCTTGTTGCTTGTTGCATGTTTTGGACCacctgaggtccaaactgcagattttgtcattaaataaatctgattggggcgctggtggcctagtgaTGTCGCAaacaccatgtacagaggctgtagtcctcggtGCAGTGGACTTGGGTTCGAATCCTCCCAACATTTTACTGTGTCTCCTTAGCTGTCTCGTCCAAGAAAGAGCAACAATAccccaaaaatatctttacaacataaataaataaatgtgattggttGAACAATTTCATACATTTGGGGTTGtgatttttcatgaaagatttggtggagggtcctgaggctagaccagggTACAGCAGGGGGTTGGGACCTCAAATGGTTAGAAATACCAGCTATCTATTCCAGcatcaacaacagcaaaaaactGTAAATGCATCCTTCAGCCTTTTGACGTAGCTAATATTTTCTAATCTTACCATTTTGATCTTCCTAAATCTGAACGTTTGGGCGTCATGTTGCAcgttttcagcagcagcagtgtgtgctTTCATCGACACTTCCAGGTGAATTCAGTCCGATACGGTTCGCTCCTGTTGTGCAGCTCTCCTGTGACaaacagcatcttttttttttatgcgcCACACAGCTGAATATCCGTCAGGCAGGTTCACTGTGGGACCATTCTGCATGTCAAGGCTGCTGCAGTTATTTGTCACTCCCTGTCAAGGCTCAAGTGCTCGCTCCTCCGCACCCACCAAGGCCTGCAGAGAGGGGTGCGCACAGACGAGCATGTGCGTGTTCATGACAGCAGTCCCTGTGGTGAGCAGGTGTCCAAGCCTGTGTGTATGGCTTTCGATGCTCAGGTTGAAGGGGCCAAGTCAAGGTGCACTTCTCAAAGTCTGACCTCTGCAGGTTGTTCAGGTGGAGCTGAGATTATGTCTGCAAAACTGCACTGATATGAGATTGTCGAGGCTGATATCGAAATTAGGAAGAGTATTGCATAtagtttaaaggcagggttggtaattttcaaaaactggcatgattttgaaagtagcattccctcagtgctctgtcacccccccccccccccccccccgtgctccctcaaaagccacgccccctcacttacatgcacgagcgccgttgctccagaagtggaaactacg
Coding sequences within it:
- the meis3 gene encoding homeobox protein Meis3 isoform X1, which produces MEKRYEELVHYSGSEAMSVGGYGDDVRPFPPPQYGPAIPDSLKHHKDQIYGHPLFPLLALVFEKCELATCSPRDSASMSATSHLPGMTNHSDVCSSDSFNDDIASFAKQIRSEKPIFSSNPELDNLMIQAIQVLRFHLLELEKVHDLCDNFCHRYITCLKGKMPTDLILDEREGGSKSDMEDFTGSCSSLSEQNASWLREPDECATTPLGTPGTCGLPSLSTGDNCSDTGDGLDGAMASPSTGEDDDCDRDRRNNKKRGIFPKVATNIMRAWLFQHLSHPYPSEEQKKQLAQDTGLTILQVNNWFINARRRIVQPMIDQSNRTGQGGPYSPEGAALGGYGLDGQAHLGLRAAGLQGMSSLQGDYPGALLSQSGYPPHPGPSLHPYPGPHPHPAMLLHPPPHAHPAEPLLAQGLDIHAH